CTTACCAGGCTGCTGAGGCGTCTGTCTTCCGTGCTGTAGCTCTTTCTACAACATGTTCAGATTCGCCTTTTTAACAACGCGAATTAACTTCCATTTTTACACTGCCCGAGCTTATTTCCAACATGTCCATCAGATTCAACTATCACAATGTGACTCTTGAAAGACATGAGTCAATCAATACACATGCAAATTGGGTCGGACGCGTATTCATGTCCAACTCTTCCCCACGTTGATGCACGTCGCATAGACCATCTGAACATTCAATTAACGACCAATCCGAACACCCGTGCTGTAGCCCCTGGTAACAAGCTCCAGGCGCCTGCAATGGCTGCATCCCCACGGCATAGAACACGCCGTGATTACTAATATCGGGCTGGGATAGATATCTCAGCCGGCGCTTTGCCGTCTCCCTCATATCGAACATTTTTAAGTTGGCACAAGGCAGTATATTCCCGACCAATCACCTGCTTCGAGTGCAGGAATTTTCTTTTGGGGGCCTCAAATTAGGTTTTTCAGACAACGGTGTAATTACTAATCAACAATGGGTGGCGTGCGTGATGCAgggagcagaagaggcgAGGAGAAAATCGAGGAGGATAGGGGACATGAGTAACGCGTGAATAGTTGAAATCTGGTTTGTGAACATATGTATGGAACGTGATGAGCGGCTGGCGTGCCAGGTCACAACAAACAAGGGAGTGTACGACTTGTATTAGCTAGAATCACCATGCCCGATTGCAGAGCGACGAGTTAAACAAGTTAGATGCGCCGAAGCGACCGAGAAAGATtgcctacttgtagcaggTGTACGACACCGGTACGAGCCCTGGAATGGTGATACGATTTTTTGGCCATGTCAAAAAGATGCGAGGTCGAATACTTTGTAGGGGACCAAGTTGGTACACCACCAGGTAACATAACACTGTTCTTTCGATACGCTTGGAACCGTGTCTTGGGCTTTTTTTGATCGCTAGACAGACTGAAATAACAACTCAGACACTGCGTCACTCTGGTAAAGAATCGCGCTGCACTCAATCAACTTGCCACTCGACGAGGGTGTAATCTTCAGATACCAGCTACGCATTGCCAGGGTCACACGAACGAGACTGCCCACCCACACAATCCCAACCATCCATCAACGACTCACCAACTTAAAGTTGTGATGTTGAATCCGTTCAGATCTCACGACCAGCACCAAACCATAGGAGAAAGGCCCGAAAGTGCACAAAAGAAAGGCCACATCCATTTATAAGACACTATGCGATTTTACAAGATCGACCATAACAACCGGCATTTGTGCAACGGTGGCGTcgtgtcgtcgtcgctccGAGAAAATGCAAGATTTCGGCACGCCagcggaaaaaaaattcaaattGATTTCTTACACATATACATGAGAATCCGAACACGTAGCCAGCAGCCGATACCCTACGAATTCCGCCAAAAATTCATTTTCAAGTTTTTCCATCTTTCTGGTCAATCTCTTTTCTTCCTCTGATCCAGCGAACTCAAATCCGCCTACAATAATAAAGCCCTAACCTCTATCTCCACCCGTTATGCGAGCAGAAACTAGAACTAATGAATATTTCGAGATTATCTCAAATTCATACATACGGAGGTCAAAATTAATGACTTCATGGTATCAAATGATCCCCGAGAGCTCTAGTTTTAGACAGTGACAACGTATTATACGCATTATGACAGTAATACTACCAAACTAAGAAGTGATAACCTGACTCAGCCAGAGATTTGATTATTGCTCAGCAACAAGATGTCTTATTACGCTACATCTTACTGAGTAGAGCACACGTTATTTACACCAAGTTACGCCCTTGTATCTCATGTTGGTATGCCACACATGAACTCCTGAAATCCTATCAATGCAGGAACCTCGAAATACCCAGTTCGAATCGCAATTATTGCCACCATTCTCGGGATAGAGGTATAATCATAGTTTTGATACTCTCTGAGCAGCTTGGCAGTGCAAAAATCTTCTGCGGCGTTCTCTTGGAGCACCAAAAGAGCGTGTGAAAATTAGATGCTCGCATATGCAACCTCCATTCAAACATCAGGGGTGTTGAAGGTGAGAAACTATTTCGACAGCGATTAATAAAAATCTAGCCGGCTTATTAGAAGGCTTATTAGCAGTTCCCCTGGGATGTTGATTTCAGGACTCATCTATTCCACATCTTCCATAGATTTCCATTCTGATCGACGCGTTTTGAAGTCATGCACTACTGGCTGGTATGCATATACGAAGCACATTTTTTGCCACCAGCCATTCCTCCTGAACTGTAATGGGCTGTTCTGAAGAATATATAAACCCCCTCTGAGTCCCACTTTTTTatcagaatcagaccaGTTCACTCTGagtcattctggagacggAAGGTGCCTTTTATAGCCTGCTGAGATGCAGAGCTGATAAGCAGACCTGTCTCATACAACGAGGACCGCTTCGCTAGCCATGTCCGTTGAGTTGTTTGGGCAATGACGCGTTTACCGCATGAGCCCTTGTCGGTCAAGAGACTCTCGCTATGACGCATTGAAAAAGATGTATGAGCCTGAGAATGTGCGACAGCTTCTGATTGGGCGTTTGAGCTGAGATTTGTTTCTCGGCGAGTTCAACACAGAGGCGAGTACGACCGCCTGCGCCAAGTGTCAGTAAGTCCGTGACTGTGTGCCCGGTTGACCGCCATGAGCTGAAAATGCCATGAGCCAAGAGCGAGTTTGGCCGGCTGAAATGCCCGAGCCTGCTCCGTGCCTTGTGAGTTCTTGAGGACCGCATGTGCAGccgccagagcaaagagccagTCAGTGAAACATCTGCAGAGCCACCGACAGAGATTTTCAAGGGTGAAACTCCTTTCGAGACTCCTTTCCCACAGGTGAAATTCCTGTTTACTGTACTCACAGGGTGAAACTCCTTTGTGAAGTCTCATAGGGTGAAATTCCTGTATGAGAAGCCGCCTAGAATTTGAAGAGCCACGCTGAAATGCCAGAGCAGCCAGTTGTAGAGCAAAGATCTGCTTTGACAGACGCCATACATGGTCAAAAGAGCaagccagagccagagctataagccagagccagtgCGACATGAGCCAGAGCTGATACGCCAGATACCACAGAGTCAGAGCGATagccagagccacagaTGCCTGAGTGTGAGCCATAAGTCCAAAGAGCAAGAGCCACACAGGTCAGAGCCAGCGCTGAAatgccagagccagaacccATGCCACGAGCAAAGAGCCAGTAAGCCCTTCAAGGCAATAAGTGCCAAACGCCGTGAGAGCAACGTCAATGCCACTAAGTCCTTCAAGGCGATAAGCGCATGGTCGCCATTCGAGCCACTAAGTCCAGAGAGCAATAAGAGCCATTTCGCCTGAGCAAGAGCCAATGAGTCCACAGATGCAATAAGCGCCAAACGCCAGAGCACAGACAGAGCCGAAGGAGCCAGGGCCATAGAGCCGAGGCCAGCCAGTTGCCAATAAGTCCAAAGAGCAATGAGAGCCTGAGCACGAGCCGAAGTCACACTATTCAAGGAGTAGGCGGTGAACCTCTTTACCAGAGGACGTAACTGACCGAACCTGTTTATCTAGTTTTGAGAGGAGTAGGTGAAAATCCGAACCTCTTGGGTTAATAAATCATGGACCAAAGAGTCCCACCCGAAATTCGAATCGTAGTGAGTTGTATCTTTGTagtatttgtacttgtaactgAGTTGTATTCAACATTGATCTTCTAACGCGACCAGACTGTTCCGTTTAACCACCTGTGCCATTGCGAAGACTTTGAGAGGTCCTTGcttgtggagatggtggcTTGTCTGCAATCACTGATGGGATTTGTGCACGATGGGTGGATGATGGATGATTGGTCTTGTCATCCTATGTTGATGTGTGATTCTATCGAAACGAAGAAACAAACATACCGATAAttacctacttgtacctaaACATATACCAAAAAAGCAAGATAAAAACCCATCCATTAATTTATATAAGTTGAGCTATCTAAATGAGGAGAGCAGCAAAGGCGGCAGCAATGgctccagcagaagcaATGTTGAGGGCGGCGGAGTTAGAGTTGTCAGCAGTaggggaagaagaagaagaagaagaggaagagtcGGCGTTCTTGTTTCCTGCGGTGGCAGAGGCAGCcatggtggaggaagagccagcagcaccgGTTGCTCGAGAAGAGGAGTCGCCagtggaggaggcagaAGAGCCACCAGTAGAGgaagcagaagaaccaGACGAAGCGGTGCCGGAAGAAGTAgcggtggaggaagagcCTCCTGAAGaagagttggagttgttggaaCCGGCGCCGGCAGCGGCATCTCGGTTGTTGTCAAGAGGGGCGACCTTGACAGCAATGTTCTTTCCGTTTCGACAGTTTCCACCATTCTTAACCTCGTAAGGAGCAATCTTGCCCTCCTTGGGACAGAGTCGGAAACCCATATCATGACCGTGGACCCTGAGCTCACCGTTATCAATCCACACACCTCTGGTGAACTTGTGGCGAGAAGTCTCGACCTGGTCATCGTGATCAAACTCGATACCCTTACCGTAAGAGGTCCTGAGGACACCATGCTCAAGAGTGTAGACAGCGTCTCCCACGTTGGAGAGCCACATCTCCCCGTCAAGCATGACAAGCGCCATATCGTTGAAGTCCTCACCGTCAGCCTCGGGAATCAGACCAAAGGGCTTGGAGGTGTCGACGTCAGAATTGTCGCCAGACTTGGGCCAGCCAGGGGCTCTGTCATCGTtctcagccttggcctcgaaGGAGATGCCGCCACGGCAGTGTCCACCAGCCTTGACCGCGTACTGGGCCTCCTTATCATGAACGGGGCAAGCAATGAGTCCCATATCGTTACCAGGAATCTGGAGGATATCGTCGTCATTGAACTTGAGGCCGGCGGTGATCTTTCGACCCTTGGAGGAGGTCTCGACCTCGTCATCGTGATCGAACTCAAGACCAGGACCGTACTGGGTCATAATTGAGCCGTTGTTGGACAGGGTAAAGAGGTACATGCCTCCCTTATTAGCCAGGTACATGTCATCCCCAAGGATAGATAGTCGGGTACCGTCAATGTCGGAACCCGGCTTATGGACCTTCAGAACGAAGGGGTTGGAAGTATCAAGGGCATTGGCAGCAGCCATGAGAGTGGCGAAAGAAATGGTAGAGAGCTTCATTGTGTAGATTGTTGTGGATGTGGTAGTTGATTGTGATGAGCAAGAAGGGGGATTCCTGGTAGTTCTTATATATCCCCAGAAACAAGGCAGGTTCGGCTAATGGCCAAGCCTCTGGTCGAACCAGGTTTCGGCTAACCTCTTCCGGTTTGCTCTCATTTCTTGCGTCCGTCATGCACCAAGATGATGAGATCAGTGCGCATATATGCTGTTAAGATGAAATTTGGGATGGTGATGATTGCTAATTTGGGATGGTCAAGATACAATGGATGTCTAAAGCCAACTTATGGACAATTCTGTTACATTTATACATGGAATATGTCCCCAACAAACCCCATAACCTCCCTATAACTCCAAATACTCCTCCTTCCTTCTTCCATTACTTCTCCCAACAAGGTAAGTGACAGATCGGAGTTTAAGCTCCCCAGAGTTTTTCACTTTAAGTTGCACACGGCTAATCAGAGTGAAGATTATACATCTTGTCGGAAGACATGGCATTGAATTCATTCCGGGAACCGATCCACAATTACCAACTCATTCAAGGTACTCAAATGGAGAGTGAATCTATTCACGGCCATACCCGCTCATTCAAACATTTCTACAATGTCACAACACCATCTTCTAATAATAACCCTCACATGTTACATACGCACGGCCAAGGCCACAGCCACTGAAATTCATCAGCCACAGCCCACAGCCACCGGGTCATCTGCGGGGTGTGTTGCGCCTGCCTAACGGCGCTTGAAAATAGCAACATCGACTTTCATTAGAATTTCCTTCCACACGGCGCTGTGAAGTTTTTGCCTGCTGCTCATGGAATTCACAGCAATTGTGACGAACATAGGAAGAACTGCTCGTGTGAGAAGTCCAAACAGGTGCGGTAACTACACAATGACATGATTTGAATACCTATACGCTGAGACCGTTTCATTAGCCTAGTATGGACTGATTTCTATTTATGGGACGTTTTTACGCGATATCGTATACTATACATATTCCGCATCGCTATAGATCCGTGGGTGTAGCCATATTCTATTTTAGGAACAGCGGTCTCTTCATGCAACCTTAATTAAGTGTAAAAGGACCCTgagagacagaaacaggATTAATGAGACACTCCTTGATGGGGGAACACACATGGTGTCACCCCTAATACGTGCATTTCAGTACATAGATTCTGACCCAGAATGCTACCGAACAAATCAGAAGTTCTCCAAAGGCATGATTGTTTCTCAAATCGGTACTGTGTTCAGGAACAGCAACCACAATCAAGGCACAAGGTTTTAACATGCGATATAGGCGGTTACCTACATTAACCGCAATGCCTTTCAGGTGCACCGTAGCAAGAAAATGGATCTTCCATGCACCTCTGTgtcgctacttgtagtgttaCGAATCAGCAGATGGATATTTCTAGCTGCTTGTAGCTAATGGGAGATTGGTGTGAGGGGTTGTCAATGCGGATGTACTAATAATAGCCAGGCGCAGTCTTCGCCGTAGCTGCTGTGTAAATACGTACGGCATGCGCAGTAGCTACGTACAggtacatacagtactgtatgtacatacgttgtttgtacaagtatgaaACGAGTACACATATGTTGAATGCAGAGACATATGATGCAGCTCAGAGATCGTCCTCAGTTCTCTTAGATCAAGGGTTGCTTGTTCGGAGATAGCACTAATGCCTTCTCTTAGCTTGTGAGTTACTAGAAGCTTACTGGGGATTGGGGCCGCATGCATGCATCCAGAGTACTGGCCGATGATGTCTACATCCACGAGCTTCCATATATCAGATACTGTAAAAGATACGAGATTGAAACTCAGACTACAGTTAAATTTGAGTTGCGACCGTTGTTTGCCGTAAGAGGTGGAAAAAACCTTAAAATACACACATCGCGACTTCACACAAAACGTGGACACCGACATCTATATCATCGAGTGTAAAATTTTATAAAAAGGATGAGGGGGGATTCACACTTATAATCATATATAGAGGAAAATTTAATGAATTTACTGGATTTTTACGAGCATTTCGGCTTCATAATACTTTGCCTCACGGTGTGGCAACGTGCATTGCATAGATGCCCCCACACATGAGGCGATAGAAATTGAGATTGGTGATGAGAGAGTACGAGTGACGAGTGACGAGTGAGGAGAACGATCAGTACAACCACACCGAACCAGCAACATGTCGACAAtaggagaagatggactCATTGAAACCCATGTAATCCCTAAAAAGCGCCTGACTCAGCTCTATAAGAACTTATCCAAACAACGTCAATTTGTTCCCCCATTCCCTAAACAGACTCTGCCACTGAACGACGAGATTCTTCCTTTTGAATTCACCAAAGGCGACGAAAAGTACATCAAAGAACATATTATTGCTTCTGTCATTACCCACAGCGCCATTCCAGACTTCTTACGATTGGAACCAAGTGATATCCCACACCTACAGAAAAGATATGGGTACCAACGGCTACAGGTTAAAATGAGAGACATCTGTAACAGGTTATCAGGGACCCCGTGTTTGGCGAGTGTTCACAAACAAACAGCCACAGAAGACATGATAGATCAGATTGACATGACGTGGAATCTGTCCAGGGAATTAACCAAGgccatgaagaagaggaacaGGTTAACATCCACCATTTACCATTTTCTGCTCATATTTCAGAATCTACATCCTCACTTGTCTATGAAGATGGCTGCAGCTACTATGGTTCATCTTTTGGAGGAAGGGCATGCCCGTATCAACATCAAGCGGTTTGTGTTCCCTGCGTTGGAGTACAGCGGGCCTACGTGGGAGACTGTTATGACCAATAACCTGTCTCCACTGACTAAAGACACCGAGAGGACAGGGAGAAGCGATTTTTCGAgagcagagaagaggaaACTAGCTGAAGCGTTATTGAAACTACACCGTTGCAAGTATCCTcagagagaggaggatATCATCGGTATCGTGGAAAGCTTGATTGAAGAGACAAAAAGGAAGTACACCCCTGTCCAGCTCATTAGGGAGATGGTCTGTATGTTGGGAAAAGTGGATCAAATCAAGTCTGTGGTGAGAATGAGCGTTCGGCTACAGATGAGTCTTTACTTTTTGCTCGCAATTGAGACACGAATCTCGCATCAACAGGAGAAGGCTCGGAGAAGAGAGCTTGATACGAGGGGTCGTGAAGTGATGAGAATGATCAAGGAGGGGTCTTCAGCAGGAATTCTTGAAGAAGACATGTCACTGAATGTGTCTTGACATCTACACAACTGTAGAAGCCTCACACGTTTGAACCATAGAGATGTCTTGTGCCACTTCCTGGGGAGTCTGCGTAGTTAGTGCCGGTGCTGTACATGCTAATAAACGTACGAATACCATCCAAATACCTCAAATATAGAAACTCACACGACCAGCTCCCCTGGCACAACTCTGCCGTCATTATCTacgtgtacttgtagtcgcCGAGTCGATGAATGTACCCGGGTCTCTTCAGGGTAGGATGTCAATTGTCGACGTCAGAGCCTTATTCCACGGCAGAGACCGGACACTTGTTGATACGACAAAGGCAATCCACATGTCATTAATCAGCACCGGGAGATAAAAACAGTGTGAACACACAATCCCACAATCCAGTACGTCGTGAGATCGTGGTAATACAATAGTTACACAGCTACGGGTGCTGAAGATATCTGGAGGCCAGTGGACACTCCAAACACCAGCAGAAAAGATAATCATTCTTCCGGAAGATCCCGGAAAGGGCGCCAAGTGCCTTCCATCTCGCGGCTCAAGACTATTGCGTGAGATACGGCCCGACCGATAGCTTTATCTGATAAGATTAGCAACGAGGGGCACTGTTTGTGGCTGCGAACTTTGGGTGGTGACGACATCGACTGAAGTCTAATATCGGTTGCGATGTTTGGAAGAGGCCTAGTTTGTGATATATTTGTGTGAGGCTCACGTTACATATGAAGAGAAACGCATACATCTTGATTCATATAGTCGTATATACCCGCACGGCGCTATGCAAGAAGGTGCAGAATTTTCTGTGGTGTGTAATTCGCTCCACCACCGTTG
The Yarrowia lipolytica chromosome 1A, complete sequence genome window above contains:
- a CDS encoding uncharacterized protein (Compare to YALI0A21351g, no similarity), with the translated sequence MRSSRTHKARSRLGHFSRPNSLLAHGIFSSWRSTGHTVTDLLTLGAGGRTRLCVELAEKQISAQTPNQKLSHILRLIHLFQCVIARVS
- a CDS encoding uncharacterized protein (Compare to YALI0A21395g, no similarity) encodes the protein MSTIGEDGLIETHVIPKKRLTQLYKNLSKQRQFVPPFPKQTLPLNDEILPFEFTKGDEKYIKEHIIASVITHSAIPDFLRLEPSDIPHLQKRYGYQRLQVKMRDICNRLSGTPCLASVHKQTATEDMIDQIDMTWNLSRELTKAMKKRNRLTSTIYHFLLIFQNLHPHLSMKMAAATMVHLLEEGHARINIKRFVFPALEYSGPTWETVMTNNLSPLTKDTERTGRSDFSRAEKRKLAEALLKLHRCKYPQREEDIIGIVESLIEETKRKYTPVQLIREMVCMLGKVDQIKSVVRMSVRLQMSLYFLLAIETRISHQQEKARRRELDTRGREVMRMIKEGSSAGILEEDMSLNVS
- a CDS encoding uncharacterized protein (Compare to YALI0A21373g, no similarity), with product MKLSTISFATLMAAANALDTSNPFVLKVHKPGSDIDGTRLSILGDDMYLANKGGMYLFTLSNNGSIMTQYGPGLEFDHDDEVETSSKGRKITAGLKFNDDDILQIPGNDMGLIACPVHDKEAQYAVKAGGHCRGGISFEAKAENDDRAPGWPKSGDNSDVDTSKPFGLIPEADGEDFNDMALVMLDGEMWLSNVGDAVYTLEHGVLRTSYGKGIEFDHDDQVETSRHKFTRGVWIDNGELRVHGHDMGFRLCPKEGKIAPYEVKNGGNCRNGKNIAVKVAPLDNNRDAAAGAGSNNSNSSSGGSSSTATSSGTASSGSSASSTGGSSASSTGDSSSRATGAAGSSSTMAASATAGNKNADSSSSSSSSSPTADNSNSAALNIASAGAIAAAFAALLI